A region from the Cryptococcus gattii WM276 chromosome H, complete sequence genome encodes:
- a CDS encoding Hexose transport-related protein, putative (Similar to TIGR gene model, INSD accession AAW43697.1) — translation MGFGIVEDRPTPPEVYNWRIYVFAIVASFGALTFGYDGSFFGTTLARASFQESFGFTEMSAGARTSNTANITSCYLAAGFFGALFAWPSSESLGRVRAMQVTSSIFLIGVVLMTATTSSLSMMYGGRALTGFGVGALTGIIPSYIAEVAPPAIRGQLTGSLVGFWVNYGINQNMEVGSTVTFRIPIALQFIPGGLLALGTLILRESPALLYRTGKKERAIKNLCYLRQLPAEHQYMLEEVGMIEARLAEETKLSGGRTGWLALLRGAGTELKNRSIRYRLYVTVGMFLFQNWSGSICINYYSPTLFKALDITDVALYTGIYGVCRSAAAIAFYAYVVDYTGRRKPWLLSASACSLCLLYIGIYTTISPSTAPHSPSSQAAGRGGIAMVMLYGIFWSFGGNGLPWIVAAEMYPQRIRPITGAFAASLQWLFSFVLTLAFPYMIDSRVGSNGTFFFFSALCAATAVFTYIWVPETKAVPIECMEALFSGRMRHGAWRSKKLFPPHGIPPLPEDIAAGQAAYIKAHTNRTDSQNYSGDSKIELEEIEEA, via the exons ATGGGTTTCGGAATAGTTGAAGACAGACCAACGCCTC CTGAGGTCTATAATTGGCGGATCTATGTTTTCGCCATCGTGGCATCGTTCGGAGCTCTCACCTTT GGGTATGACGGCTCGTTCTTTGGAACGACGCTTGCCAGAGCGAGCTTTCAGGAG TCTTTCGGCTTCACTGAAATGTCCGCGGGAGCCAGGACATCGAACACGGCGAATATAACCTCTTGTTACCTTGCCGCAGGATTCTTCGGAGCACTCTTCGCTTGGCCCTCCAGCGAGTCCCTTGGGCGGGTTCGGGCAATGCAAGTCACCAGTTCCATCTTCCTGATCGGTGTGGTCCTGATGACGGCCACAACGTCGAGCTTGTCAATGATGTATGGAGGCAGAGCTTTGACTGGCTTTGGCGTCGGTGCTTTGACTGGTATCATTCCATCCTACATTGCCGAAGTGGCTCCCCCCGCCATTCGGGGACAATTGACTGG CTCTTTGGTCGGATTCTGGGTTAATTACGGGATCAACCAGAACATGGAGGTGGGATCGACGGTCACCTTCCGCATCCCAATAGCCCTTCAATTCATACCCGGAGGTCTTTTAGCTTTGGGAACGCTCATACTCAGAGAGTCTCCTGCTTTGCTCTACCGCACAGGCAAAAAAGAGAGGGCGATCAAGAATCTTTGTTATCTTCGTCAACTCCCCGCCGAGCATCAATATATGCTGGAGGAGGTCGGTATGATCGAGGCCAGGCTCGCGGAAGAGACCAAACTATCTGGCGGCCGGACGGGCTGGCTGGCCTTGCTACGCGGGGCAGGGACCGAACTGAAAAATCGAAGTATCCGGTACAGACTGTACGTCACAGTCGGAATGTTCTTGTTCCAGAACTGGTCCGGCTCCATCTGCATCAA CTATTACTCTCCGACCCTTTTCAAAGCCCTCGACATCACAGACGTGGCTTTGTACACTGGTATCTATGGAGTCTGCAGGTCGGCCGCAGCTATTGCCTTCTATGCCTATGTC GTGGATTATACCGGACGTCGAAAACCCTGGCTGCTTTCCGCCTCAGCATGTTCCCTGTGCCTCTTGTACATTGGTATTTACACAACGATAAGCCCTTCAACGGCACCTCACTCTCCCTCGAGCCAGGCTGCGGGACGGGGTGGAATTGCCATGGTGATGCTTTATGGAATAT TCTGGAGTTTTGGAGGCAACGGTCTACC ATGGATCGTGGCTGCCGAGATGTACCCCCAAAGAATTAGGCCTATTACGGGCGCCTTCGCAGCATCTCTGCAATGGTTGTTCAGT TTTGTGCTCACTTTAGCCTTCCCATACATGATCGACTCGCGAGTTGGCTCAAATGGGAcgttcttcttcttttcgGCGCTATGCGCCGCGACTGC CGTGTTCACGTACATCTGGGTGCCTGAGACCAAGGCGGTACCTATCGAGTGTATGGAAGCGCTGTTCTCCGGCAGGATGCGACATGGGGCATGGCGATCCAAGAAGCTCTTCCCACCGCATGGTATCCCTCCACTTCCCGAAGACATTGCGGCGGGTCAAGCAGCATACATCAAGGCGCACACGAACCGTACCGATTCGCAGAACTACAGTGGCGATTCAAAAATTGAGCTGGAGGAGATCGAAGAAGCATGA
- a CDS encoding Hypothetical protein (Similar to TIGR gene model, INSD accession AAW44895.1; CNH00080) → MSHRNLEHLASRRFPSPSSSYSTSLPTSPSQTRTSLQAAPPSSALQSSIPSYSSASISAKIPVSEEDIKHLGEGSQSAVGSVVETEVSPETIKSRLFNAREEKALYGSSLMPLSSDTASKGEGDGEGDRMEGALLGAKALVVATTLVMGFTGFGMWVAGKAVGAENPADFAVKMRQQLILSMPALVTSVNKPGRSTDGFDGEAIDKWVNELEREEVTRST, encoded by the exons ATGTCGCACCGAAACCTCGAACATTTGGCTTCTCGACGgttcccttctccttcatcatcctATTCCACTTCTTTACCTACCTCGCCATCCCAAACCCGAACTAGCTTGCAAGCTGCCCCACCTTCATCTGCCCTTCAATCCTCCATCCCATCGTACTCTAGCGCCAGTATATCAGCAAAGATCCCAGTTTCAGAAGAAGACATCAAACATTTGGGGGAAGGATCCCAATCTGCTGTTGGCTCTGTCGTTGAGACTGAAGTATCCCCAGAAACGATTAAAAGCCGGTTATTCAACGCTCGAGAAGAAAAGGCTTTGTACGGTTCATCGCTCATGCCTTTATCGTCCGATACCGCTTCCAAGGGGGAAGGGGACGGGGAAGGGGATAGGATGGAAGGGGCGTTACTTGGTGCGAAAGCGTTGGTGGTTGCGACGACGCTAGTGATGGGCTTTACAGGTTTTGGGATGTGGGTGGCCGGTAAAGCTGTCGGGGCGGAAAAT CCTGCCGACTTTGCCGTCAAGATGCGACAGCAACTCATTCTCTCCATGCCTGCATTAGTCACGAGCGTTAACAAACCTGGAAGGAGTACGGACGGTTTCGATGGCGAGGCTATTGATAAATGGGTCAATGAGCtggaaagagaggaggTGACGCGATCAACTTAG
- a CDS encoding uncharacterized protein (Similar to TIGR gene model, INSD accession AAW44147.1), whose protein sequence is MRGDLDRRNGLGDGSASFLACSRPRTVHQAKAVLQSTDLNTVRFVTRCVEVWRADPCGQTRIAENLIVVLHCSMLRHNVDDELDFALIPALKLAESGKTIQERRIGYLFLVERLPPDHELQLLLINTIRKDLSSSQPANILLALHTIIKLPFHDLAPAVTPLLISKPLLRHTSAAIRQRTYQALVALHLSPSSTFPRTPPQLYSQTQQSIPNPLAFPLSMSKVVKAVCREKDGSCLCVLFKLLNKLIHSGAHGMKNEEERGYLVQVVLDKAEEVGQWRVEREGEREREGGELIRETVRLLGVLVSARVVDIKSVISGKQEPEEAEVVEGRERPWFRSSSDIVWGSYPVSWYRRLWLPLPPPLHHTMGTPTPTPTPTFYPRQTNMF, encoded by the exons ATGAGAGGAGACCTAGACCGCCGAAACGGGCTGGGAGATGGCTCAGCTTCTTTCCTAGCATGTTCTCGGCCTCGGACTGTCCACCAGGCCAAGGCTGTTTTGCAGTCGACCGATCTCAATACTGTGCGGTTTGTCACGCGTTGCGTGGAAGTATGGAGAGCTGATCCATGTGGCCAGACAAGGATAGCCGAGAATTTGATTGTGGTATTACACTGCTCGATGCTGAGGCATAATGTGGATGATGAGTTGGATTTCGCATTGATACCCGCACTGAAACTTGCCGAAAGCGGCAAGACCATCCAAGAGCGGCGCATAG GGTATTTGTTCTTGGTAGAACGTCTTCCTCCGGATCACGAGCTGCAGCTGTTGCTGATAAACACTATCCGTAAA GACTTATCGTCGAGCCAGCCTGCAAATATACTGCTCGCGCTGCATACGATTATTAAATTACCTTTTCACGATCTCGCACCGGCCGTCACCCCGCTGCTCATCTCAAAACCTCTTCTCCGCCACACCTC AGCTGCGATACGGCAGAGAACGTATCAAGCACTTGTGGCTCTACACCTCTCCCCCTCCTCGACTTTTCCTCGTACACCCCCACAACTTTATTCACAAACCCAACAATCTATCCCGAATCCTTTGGCCTTTCCATTGTCAATGAGCAAAGTTGTGAAAGCGGTGTGTAGGGAAAAAGATGGATCGTGTCTTTGTGTATTGTTCAAATTGCTCAACAAGCTCATCCAT TCGGGAGCACATGGGAtgaagaatgaagaagagagagggTACCTTGTGCAGGTCGTGCTTGATAAAGCGGAAGAAGTGGGACAATGGCGAGTGGAGCGGGagggggagagggagcGGGAAGGGGGTGAGCTGATACGCGAGACAGTGAGGTTGTTGGGCGTCTTGGTCAGTGCGCGGGTCGTGGACATAAAGTCGGTGATTTCGGGAAAGCAGGAGCCGGAAGAGGCGGAAGTGGTGGAGGGTAGAGAG CGCCCATGGTTCCGGTCGTCATCGGACATTGTCTGGGGGTCGTATCCCGTCTCTTGGTACCGTCGTCTTTGgcttcctcttcctcctcctcttcatcacACCATGGGTACACCCACACCCACACCCACACCAACGTTTTACCCCCGCCAAACGAACATGTTCTAG
- a CDS encoding Monosaccharide transporter, putative (Duplicated and diverged from upstream gene CGB_H0010W~Similar to TIGR gene model, INSD accession AAW44894.1): MGKITVAPSREEVPSLSALGIKVHPDALTLAYDDRALASSYGGNGLMDLFASRMVLLAASAATIGGLLFGFDQGILSISLTMPQFQAQFPETNAEVNSSASLNKGVMTALLELGAFLGAFMSGYVSDRYSRKGSLAFGMVWFIIGSVLQSASYSFAQLVVGRFIGGIGIGVLSSTAPTYISEISPPNIRGALLVLEQFSIVLGIVVMYYITYGSRYLSGDGSFRLPFALQMFPCIILGCFLYQLPYSPRWLALRGRDKDCLESLCRLRQLPDKDPRVQAEWITIRAEAIRNREVLVRAHPSMADQSTKSELKLELASWVDMFKAGSIRQTMIGILLMFFQQFVGINALVYYAPTLFEQLGLDYELQLTLSGALNIAQLVAVVAAFFFLDKFGRKIFLIVGAIGLTVSHAVVAAMIGTYSDNWPAHKGPAWVGVGFIFGVMIFYGVGWGPVPWAMPAEIHASSRRAKGVAITTCSNWLNNFIIGLITPPLVSGTKGYGAFIFFAIWSILAGIWSVFFVPETKGRTLEQMDAVFKSHTAIEDAQARDDILQIICKEALNSTNNPSQVPKEEVEMVEDVREKKSGTPSTISTV, translated from the exons ATGGGTAAAATTACTGTAGCACCAAGCAGGGAGGAAGTTCCCAGTCTCTCTGCCCTGGGTATCAAAGTGCATCCAGATGCTCTGACTCTTGCATACGATGACAGGGCCCTGGCCAGCTCTTATGGCGGCAATG GTCTTATGGATCTTTTCGCCAGCAGAATGGTTTTACTGGCTGCCAGCGCTGCAACAATTGGCGGACTCTTATTCGGATTCGATCAGGGTATCCTGTCCATTTCTTTGACCATGCCTCAGTTCCAAGCGCAGTTCCCCGAGACAAATGCAGAGGTAAACTCAAGTGCGAGTCTCAACAAAGG TGTCATGACAGCTTTACTTGAGTTGGGTGCTTTTTTGGGTGCCTTCATGTCAGGTTATGTTTCAGACAGGTATTCGCGAAAGGGATCCTTAG CTTTTGGTATGGTCTGGTTCATTATTGGATC TGTGTTGCAAAGCGCTTCGTATTCGTTTGCTCAACTTGTTGTTGGGCGTTTCATCGGTGGTATCGGTATTGGAGTCCTTTCTTCAACTGCTCCTACCTATATTAGCGAGATCTCTCCCCCCAACATCCGAGGTGCGCTCCTCGTCCTCGAACAGTTTTCCATCGTTCTTGGCATTGTGGTTATGTATTACATT ACATATGGGTCTCGATACTTATCGGGAGATGGTTCGTTCCGACTGCCTTTTGCACTTCAAATGTTTCCTT GTATCATCCTTGGATGCTTCCTGTACCAACTTCCTTACTCTCCTAGATGGCTGGCCCTCCGTGGTCGTGATAAAGATTGCTTGGAGAGCTTGTGTCGTCTCCGCCAACTGCCTGATAAAGACCCTAGAGTTCAAGCCGAATGGATCACCATCAGAGCAGAAGCCATCCGTAACCGTGAAGTGCTCGTCAGAGCCCATCCAAGCATGGCCGATCAGTCTACTAAATCGGAACTTAAGCTGGAGCTCGCGAGTTGGGTTGACATGTTCAAAGCCGGAAGTATACGACAGACGATGATTGGTATTCTACTCATGTTCTTTCAGCAGTTTGTGGGCATCAACGCT CTTGTCTACTATGCTCCCACTTTGTTCGAACAGCTAGGTCTTGACTACGAGCTTCAACTTACCCTCTCGGGTGCCCTGAATATCGCACAGCTTGTCGCTGTCGTCGCCgcctttttctttcttgACAAATTTGGCCGAAAGATTTTCCTTATCGTTGGAGCAATCGGTCTAACAGTGTCTCACGCGGTCGTAGCAGCCATGATCG GAACCTATTCCGACAACTGGCCGGCTCACAAGGGTCCTGCTTGGGTGGGTGTCGGATTTATTTTCGGTGTCATGATCTTCTATGGTGTCGGTTGGGGTCCTGTCCCTTGGGCCATGC CTGCTGAGATCCACGCTTCCAGTCGCCGTGCCAAGGGTGTTGCCATAACGACGTGCTCCAATTGGTTGAACAATTTTATCATC GGCTTAATAACTCCTCCCCTTGTTTCCGGCACCAAAGGATATGGAGCATTCATCTTCTTTGCCATCTGGTCTATCTTGGCTGGTATTTGGTCCGTCTTCTTCGTACCCGAAACTAA GGGCCGTACTCTTGAACAGATGGACGCCGTTTTCAAATCTCACACTGCAATTGAGGATGCTCAAGCAAGAGATGATATTCTGCAGATCATTTGCAAAGAGGCTCTCAACTCGACTAACAACCCCAGCCAAGTTCCCAAGGAGGAGGTCGAGATGGTGGAAGACGTGCGCGAGAAAAAGAGTGGTACCCCAAGTACCATTAGCACAGTGTAA
- a CDS encoding uncharacterized protein (Similar to TIGR gene model, INSD accession AAW43695.1), whose product MSAENAPKVPTYAECVRTDKPALVTREFVSKDDERAPSIHCTNIAVAGGVRYSTWFGGSKEGATDNQIWFSKNADGKWTEPRAIAGNREGEDVVYWNPVLFIPDRSQPKTIHVFFKKHTPIPVWVTFWMDSDDGGDTWSEPRELVPGPDGARGRGPQKNPPIVLSNGDWLSAGSYEVTNPPGSGAAGDSWADVALKPGPGDDFKQGDKWVRSKLIELPSDRGKSDGGFPGEGVIQPGIWESKDQPGHCHMMMRSSVGCVIQADSVDYGRTWGPAFRTSLPNNNSGLCITTLRDGRVVWAGNYQTQNWGPRTPLCLAISEDDGKTWKLWATLEDAPPPEDFKRVIALETGIVNDGRSEFSYPCLIPTENDDEDGVWMSWTWQRRGIMTARIVDGN is encoded by the exons ATGTCCGCAGAAAACGCTCCGAAAGTCCCCACGTATGCCGAGTGCGTTCGCACCGACAAGCCCGCGTTGGTCACCCGTGAATTCGTCTCCAAGGATGATGAGCGAGCTCCATCGATCCACTGCACGAACATCGCCGTGGCTGGCGGTGTCAGGTATTCGACTTGGTTCGGTGGATCTAAAGAGGGTGCAACAGACAATCAAATCTG GTTCTCCAAGAATGCCGATGGCAAGTGGACCGAGCCTCGGGCAATCGCCGGCAACAGAGAGGGCGAGGATGTTGTTTACTGGAACCCTGTGCTCTTTATCCCTGACCGCTCCCAACCGAAAACCATCCAcgtcttcttcaagaagcACACCCCGATCCCCGTCTGGGTGACATTCTGGATGGACAGCGATGACGGCGGTGATACTTGGTCTGAACCGAGAGAGCTTGTTCCTGGCCCGGATGGAGCGAGGGGAAGAGGGCCCCAGAAGAACCCCCCAATCGTATTGAGCAATGGTGATTGGCTTTCGGCGGGTTCTTACGAAGTAACCAATCCCCCTGGCAGTGGGGCGGCCGGT GACTCTTGGGCCGACGTTGCCCTTAAACCTGGGCCAGGCGACGATTTCAAGCAAGGAGACAAATGGGTCCGATCAAAGCTCATTGAGCTGCCCTCTGACCGCGGAAAATCCGATGGCGGCTTCCCAGGAGAGGGTGTCATCCAACCTGGGATTTGGGAGTCCAAGGACCAGCCGGGACACTGTCACATGATGATGCGATCAAGTGTTGGCTGCGTCATTCAGGCTGATTCGGTCGACTATGGCCGAACATGGGGGCCGGCCTTCAGGACGTCTCTGCCGAACAACAATTCAGGCCTTTGCATAACGACACTGCGAGATGGCCGGGTCGTCTG GGCTGGAAACTACCAAACGCAAAATTGGGGTCCACGAACGCCCTTGTGTCTCGCTATTAGCGAAGATGACGGGAAGACGTGGAAGCTTTGGGCAACACTCGAGGACGCGCCTCCTCCAGAAGATTTCAAGCGAGTCATTGCTTTGGAGACCGGTATCGTGAATGATGGGAGATCCGAATTCTC GTACCCTTGCCTGATACCTACGGAGAAcgatgacgaggatggGGTCTGGATGAGCTGGACGTGGCAGCGGAGGGGGATCATGACTGCCAGAATCGTTGATGGAAACTAG